A section of the Nerophis ophidion isolate RoL-2023_Sa linkage group LG16, RoL_Noph_v1.0, whole genome shotgun sequence genome encodes:
- the si:ch211-253b8.5 gene encoding dysbindin encodes MDNKSSSSGNLHNKRRPSEPERGQRIPDVDTAHQLKLKERQRFFEEVFQHDVDAYLSSAHLSIRDYTRPPIGSISSMEVNVDLLDQMELIDISDQDSLDVFLSSGGEDNLLNSTMPVNGNNNPEGAITNGLFRHVLDGLDSKSRASSTSSNSSSDSQANNANIQNTCGASPEEQEPRTSTVKRIAATPEREV; translated from the exons CGGAGCCAGAACGGGGCCAAAGGATCCCAGATGTGGACACAGCTCATCAGCTTAAACTCAAAGAGAGGCAGCGTTTCTTTGAGGAAGTCTTCCAGCATGACGTGGATGCCTACCTGTCCTCGGCCCACCTTTCTATTAGAGACTACACAAGAC CTCCAATCGGCAGCATCTCATCTATGGAGGTGAATGTGGACTTGCTGGACCAAATGGAGCTGATTGATATCTCTGACCAGGACTCTTTGGATGTCTTCTTGAGCTCTGGAGGAGAAGACAACCTCTTGAACTCCACAATGCCTG TCAATGGAAACAACAACCCTGAAGGAGCAATCACTAATGGACTCTTTCGACACGTCCTTGATGGTCTTGATTCGAAATCACGTGCATCCTCCACATCTTCAAACTCCTCTTCTGACAGTCAGGCCAACAATgccaatatacaaaacacttgtGGGGCTTCGCCAGAAGAGCAAGAACCACGCACCAGCACAGTCAAGCGGATAGCAGCAACCCCAGAGAGAGAGGTTTAG